A single genomic interval of Zingiber officinale cultivar Zhangliang chromosome 4A, Zo_v1.1, whole genome shotgun sequence harbors:
- the LOC121969077 gene encoding atherin-like: MVHISNNSRFSLKTNLGISLFLASPVSRSRAGFGSRRLPPPPSLAPAATPLARLFLAPPALPLTPPLTVPPPPRTACSPSHAAAHGPAAPSHRLLSLSRRRSRSRRPAATPAVCRLPPAACRLPPAAIPFSYPLLPPPTGSLLIRDRPDRRPRLAPIKG, encoded by the exons ATGGTGCACATCTCAAATAACTCGCGCTTTTCT ttaAAAACAAATCTCGGTATCTCCCTCTTCCTCGCGTCGCCTGTTTCTCGCTCACGCGCCGGCTTCGGCTCCCGCCGCCTACCGCCACCCCCCTCGCTCGCCCCTGCTGCCACCCCCCTCGCTCGCCTCTTCCTCGCACCGCCTGCTCTCCCTCTCACGCCGCCGCTCACGGTCCCGCCGCCCCCTCGCACCGCCTGCTCTCCCTCTCACGCCGCCGCTCACGGTCCCGCCGCCCCCTCGCACCGCCTGCTCTCCCTCTCACGTCGTCGCTCACGCTCCCGCCGCCCCGCTGCGACTCCCGCCGTCTGCCGCCTGCCGCCTGCCGCCTGCCGCCTGCCGCCTGCCGCCATCCCCTTCTCCTACCCCCTGCTGCCACCTCCGACTGGCTCGCTGTTGATACGAGACCGCCCAGATCGACGACCTCGGCTCGCTCCAATCAAAGGTTAA
- the LOC121973032 gene encoding flowering-promoting factor 1-like protein 3, producing the protein MSGVWVFKNGVVRRVENPGAGVGEGISGASGSSRRRKVLVHLATEEVITSHEVLEKRLRELGWEHYPSTPDLIQYHQRSSVHLISLPRDFSRFSSVHMFDIVVKCRNIFEVRDA; encoded by the coding sequence ATGTCGGGAGTGTGGGTGTTCAAGAACGGGGTGGTGCGGCGGGTGGAGAACCCCGGGGCCGGCGTGGGGGAGGGGATCAGCGGCGCTTCAGGCAGCAGCCGTCGACGGAAGGTGCTGGTCCACCTGGCGACGGAGGAGGTGATAACATCGCACGAGGTACTGGAGAAGAGGCTGAGGGAGCTGGGTTGGGAGCACTACCCCAGCACGCCCGACCTCATCCAGTACCACCAGCGCTCCTCCGTCCACCTCATCTCCCTCCCCAGGGATTTCTCCCGCTTCTCCTCCGTCCACATGTTCGACATTGTCGTCAAGTGCAGGAACATCTTCGAGGTGCGCGACGCATGA